Proteins from one Streptomyces sp. NBC_00289 genomic window:
- a CDS encoding ABC transporter ATP-binding protein, translating to MTTLTKTEDAPAPTGPESFLSVRDLKVQFSTEDGIVKAVDGLSFDVERGKTLGIVGESGSGKSVTNLTVLGLHNPRNTTIDGEIVLDGKELVTATERELERLRGNKMAMIFQDPLTALSPFYTVGRQLSEPFMKHRGASKKEAKDRAVQMLEKVGIPQPRMRFDDYPHQFSGGMRQRAMIAMALMCDPDLLIADEPTTALDVTVQAQILDLLKDLQQEFGSAIVFITHDLGVISNMADDLLVMYAGRAVERGSVREVLGEPKHPYTWGLLSSMPRLDGDINEVLEPIPGSPPSLLNPPSGCPFHPRCVYKDQVAGTLCTDVRPPLGEGRASACHLTPEQKQTIFIDKIQPRLR from the coding sequence GTGACCACACTGACCAAGACCGAGGACGCGCCGGCCCCGACCGGTCCGGAGAGCTTCCTCTCGGTGCGTGATCTGAAGGTGCAGTTCTCCACCGAGGACGGCATCGTCAAGGCGGTCGACGGCCTCTCCTTCGACGTCGAGCGCGGCAAGACCCTGGGCATCGTCGGCGAGTCGGGATCCGGCAAGTCCGTCACCAACCTGACCGTTCTCGGTCTGCACAACCCGCGCAACACCACCATCGACGGCGAGATCGTCCTCGACGGCAAGGAACTCGTCACCGCCACGGAGAGGGAGCTGGAGCGGCTCCGCGGCAACAAGATGGCGATGATCTTCCAGGACCCGCTGACCGCCCTGTCGCCGTTCTACACGGTGGGCCGGCAGCTGTCCGAGCCGTTCATGAAGCACCGGGGCGCCTCCAAGAAGGAGGCGAAGGACCGCGCCGTCCAGATGCTGGAGAAGGTCGGCATCCCGCAGCCCCGGATGCGCTTCGACGACTACCCGCACCAGTTCTCCGGCGGTATGCGCCAGCGCGCGATGATCGCCATGGCCCTGATGTGCGACCCCGACCTGCTGATCGCCGACGAGCCGACCACCGCGCTCGACGTGACCGTGCAGGCGCAGATCCTCGACCTGCTCAAGGACCTGCAGCAGGAGTTCGGCTCCGCGATCGTCTTCATCACCCACGACCTCGGCGTCATCTCCAACATGGCCGACGACCTGCTGGTCATGTACGCCGGCCGGGCCGTGGAGCGCGGCTCCGTCCGCGAGGTCCTGGGCGAGCCCAAGCACCCGTACACCTGGGGCCTGCTGAGCTCGATGCCCCGCCTCGACGGCGACATCAACGAGGTGCTGGAGCCGATCCCCGGTTCCCCGCCCTCGCTGCTCAACCCGCCCTCGGGCTGCCCGTTCCACCCACGGTGCGTCTACAAGGACCAGGTCGCGGGCACGCTGTGCACCGACGTCCGTCCACCGCTCGGCGAGGGGCGCGCCTCCGCGTGCCACCTGACGCCCGAGCAGAAGCAGACCATCTTCATCGACAAGATCCAGCCCCGGCTGCGCTAG
- a CDS encoding ABC transporter permease, which yields MLQFILRRTVGAVVTLFLIGAATFFLFVAAPSDYASLACGKDCSPTRLEDIRQALGLNLPIHQQFWDFMSGIVMGRDYPTGHCNAPCLGQSFYSGDMVWSTIMDRFPTTLTLTAGGAVVFVVVGVGAGMIAAYRRGSLVDKVATGVSMVLSSFQIYVLGPIVLLIFVYSTGWMENPAYHPISEDPWRWFTGMLLPTLVMATIFTAQYTRMARSSMIEQLAEEHVRTARAKGMSQKYVFFRYAWRGSMIPIVTVLGIDISSMLGGAVVTELTFSLQGIGRLAVDGAVHKDLPLTMGVMLVGAFFILIINILTDIAYAYIDPRVRLS from the coding sequence ATGCTTCAGTTCATCCTCCGGCGCACGGTCGGTGCCGTCGTCACCCTGTTCCTCATCGGCGCCGCCACCTTCTTCCTGTTCGTCGCCGCGCCCTCCGACTACGCCTCCCTGGCCTGTGGCAAGGACTGCTCTCCCACGAGACTGGAGGACATCCGCCAGGCTCTCGGCCTCAATCTGCCGATCCACCAGCAGTTCTGGGACTTCATGTCCGGCATCGTGATGGGCCGTGACTACCCCACCGGGCACTGCAACGCACCCTGCCTCGGCCAGTCGTTCTACTCGGGCGACATGGTCTGGTCGACCATCATGGACCGCTTCCCCACGACGCTCACGCTCACCGCGGGCGGCGCGGTCGTCTTCGTCGTCGTCGGTGTCGGCGCGGGCATGATCGCCGCCTACCGGCGCGGATCGCTGGTCGACAAGGTCGCCACCGGCGTGTCCATGGTGCTCAGTTCGTTCCAGATCTACGTGCTCGGCCCGATCGTCCTGTTGATCTTCGTGTACAGCACGGGCTGGATGGAGAACCCCGCGTACCACCCGATCAGCGAGGACCCGTGGCGCTGGTTCACCGGCATGCTGCTGCCCACACTGGTGATGGCCACCATCTTCACGGCGCAGTACACGCGTATGGCTCGCTCCTCGATGATCGAGCAGCTCGCCGAGGAGCATGTCCGGACCGCGCGCGCCAAGGGCATGTCGCAGAAGTACGTGTTCTTCCGGTACGCCTGGCGCGGCTCGATGATCCCGATCGTCACCGTCCTGGGTATCGACATCAGCAGCATGCTCGGCGGCGCGGTCGTCACCGAGCTCACCTTCTCGCTCCAGGGGATCGGCCGCCTCGCAGTGGACGGCGCGGTCCACAAGGACCTGCCGCTCACCATGGGCGTCATGCTGGTCGGTGCGTTCTTCATTCTGATCATCAACATCCTCACCGACATCGCGTACGCCTACATCGACCCGCGCGTCCGGCTCTCCTAG
- a CDS encoding ABC transporter substrate-binding protein yields the protein MKSISSRRARSIVIALAAGSLALTACSKNEGGKSDADSKKDQKQASVQSKAVTYADAAGSTGPAPEVTGAKSGGTIDVYQEAGLSHLDPGQIYVSDAGQVANLLFRRLTQFKEDGKGGVSVVGDLATDAGKASDGGKTWTFTLKDGIKDQNGAAITSKDVRHTVERQYAKFIFDGPSYLQTWLSGADYRKALPDGGFGKKHLPASVLDTPDDKTVVFHFDTARPDLPQTLAMAGYAIVPEKTDTKEKYDKAPVSTGPYKIASYKLGKSLVLEKNTNWDPKTDSVRHQYVDGFNFDFGVTESTQTKRLIADQGEDKNAIQLTAGVEATQIQDVIGNPAVNKRTVKGYQPYVMQLSFNLDRVKDLKVRQAITYAVNSKSLIAGEGGVYGGDVAPNYFAPTLPGYEAKYDPYGRLKTPQGNIAKAKELLAGVPAAEKKVVFAYANSENGQKRKVAIEDALSKVGFDVVSKEVDAASYYEQIGKLDNPYDMYISGWGQDWPSAGTVVTPVYDGTQVADGAPNYSHVKDAKVDALIKKALSQQPEEAAATWKEAQHYLLEKVVPAAPLWYTKQFQLSGSNVGGARYGSVSSLIDITRLYLKS from the coding sequence ATGAAGTCCATCAGCTCGCGCAGAGCGCGTTCCATCGTCATTGCGCTCGCAGCCGGTTCCCTCGCTCTCACGGCCTGCTCGAAGAACGAGGGTGGCAAGTCCGACGCGGACTCCAAGAAGGACCAGAAGCAGGCGTCGGTCCAGTCGAAGGCGGTCACCTACGCCGACGCCGCGGGCTCGACCGGTCCGGCCCCCGAGGTCACCGGTGCCAAGAGCGGTGGCACCATCGACGTCTACCAGGAGGCGGGCCTCTCCCACCTGGACCCGGGCCAGATCTACGTCTCCGACGCCGGCCAGGTCGCCAACCTGCTCTTCCGTCGCCTGACGCAGTTCAAGGAGGACGGCAAGGGCGGCGTCTCGGTCGTGGGTGACCTCGCGACCGACGCGGGCAAGGCCTCGGACGGTGGCAAGACCTGGACCTTCACGCTGAAGGACGGCATCAAGGACCAGAACGGCGCGGCGATCACGTCCAAGGACGTGCGCCACACCGTCGAGCGCCAGTACGCCAAGTTCATCTTCGACGGCCCGAGCTACCTGCAGACCTGGCTGAGCGGTGCCGACTACCGCAAGGCGCTGCCGGACGGCGGCTTCGGCAAGAAGCACCTGCCGGCCTCGGTCCTGGACACCCCGGACGACAAGACGGTCGTCTTCCACTTCGACACCGCGCGCCCGGACCTGCCGCAGACGCTGGCCATGGCCGGCTACGCCATCGTCCCGGAGAAGACGGACACGAAGGAGAAGTACGACAAGGCCCCGGTCTCCACGGGCCCGTACAAGATCGCTTCGTACAAGCTCGGCAAGTCCCTGGTGCTCGAGAAGAACACGAACTGGGACCCGAAGACCGACTCCGTGCGCCACCAGTACGTGGACGGCTTCAACTTCGACTTCGGCGTCACCGAGTCGACCCAGACCAAGCGTCTGATCGCCGACCAGGGCGAGGACAAGAACGCCATCCAGCTCACCGCCGGCGTCGAGGCCACGCAGATCCAGGACGTCATCGGAAACCCGGCCGTCAACAAGCGCACGGTCAAGGGCTACCAGCCCTACGTCATGCAGCTGTCCTTCAACCTGGACCGGGTGAAGGACCTGAAGGTCCGCCAGGCCATCACCTACGCGGTCAACTCCAAGTCGCTCATCGCCGGTGAGGGCGGTGTCTACGGCGGCGACGTGGCCCCGAACTACTTCGCCCCGACCCTGCCCGGCTACGAGGCGAAGTACGACCCGTACGGCCGTCTCAAGACGCCGCAGGGCAACATCGCGAAGGCCAAGGAGCTCCTCGCGGGCGTCCCGGCCGCCGAGAAGAAGGTCGTCTTCGCGTACGCCAACAGCGAGAACGGCCAGAAGCGCAAGGTCGCCATCGAGGACGCGCTGAGCAAGGTCGGCTTCGACGTCGTCTCCAAGGAGGTCGACGCGGCGAGCTACTACGAGCAGATCGGCAAGCTGGACAACCCGTACGACATGTACATCTCGGGTTGGGGCCAGGACTGGCCGTCCGCGGGCACGGTCGTCACGCCCGTCTACGACGGTACCCAGGTCGCCGACGGCGCCCCGAACTACTCGCACGTGAAGGACGCCAAGGTCGACGCCCTCATCAAGAAGGCGCTGTCCCAGCAGCCGGAAGAGGCCGCGGCGACGTGGAAGGAAGCCCAGCACTACCTGCTGGAGAAGGTCGTTCCGGCGGCCCCGCTGTGGTACACGAAGCAGTTCCAGCTCTCCGGGTCGAACGTCGGCGGTGCCCGCTACGGCTCCGTTTCGAGCCTCATCGACATCACCCGGCTGTACCTGAAGTCGTAA
- a CDS encoding ABC transporter permease — MTSPAKAEGAGPSIALDPELETHPEPAKGEKKLEGRSPGQLMWQRFKRDRTGVICAVVVILYFAVSLLAPLLVKLSGTDPYTLYGQDPTYADKPVLDQFGLPLGYFGGVSADHWFGVEPQYGRDLFAMLVYGMRTSLFMALGVTVLLMVTGVIIGLIGGYFGGRTDYWIGRVTDFFLSFPQQLFFIAFMPVVTAFFVDPREETPTYFRALAMLIVLWLLGWMGMARLVRSTVLSLREREFVEAAKVSGASPGRIVRKEILPNVVTPILVQFTYSLPSTILTIAFLSFAGVGFVEPTPDWGRLFAAAAQYTQQDPAFLFFPGLALVIFVLAFNLLGDSVRDAFDPKSGR; from the coding sequence ATGACCAGTCCAGCCAAGGCTGAGGGCGCCGGGCCGTCGATCGCCTTGGACCCCGAGCTCGAGACGCACCCCGAGCCCGCCAAGGGTGAGAAGAAGCTCGAGGGCCGTTCTCCCGGCCAGTTGATGTGGCAGCGCTTCAAGCGTGACCGTACCGGTGTCATCTGTGCCGTGGTAGTGATTTTGTACTTCGCCGTCTCGCTGCTCGCGCCGCTGCTGGTCAAGCTCAGCGGGACGGACCCGTACACGCTCTACGGGCAGGACCCGACCTACGCGGACAAGCCCGTCCTCGACCAGTTCGGACTCCCGCTCGGCTACTTCGGCGGTGTCTCGGCGGACCACTGGTTCGGCGTGGAGCCCCAGTACGGCCGCGACCTGTTCGCGATGCTGGTGTACGGCATGCGGACGTCGCTGTTCATGGCGCTCGGTGTGACGGTCCTGCTGATGGTCACCGGCGTCATCATCGGTCTGATCGGCGGCTACTTCGGCGGTCGGACCGACTACTGGATCGGCCGGGTCACCGACTTCTTCCTCTCGTTCCCTCAGCAGCTGTTCTTCATCGCCTTCATGCCCGTGGTCACCGCGTTCTTCGTCGACCCGCGGGAGGAGACCCCCACGTACTTCCGCGCTCTGGCGATGCTGATCGTGCTGTGGCTGCTGGGCTGGATGGGCATGGCGCGACTGGTCCGCTCCACCGTGCTGTCCCTGCGTGAGCGGGAGTTCGTCGAGGCCGCCAAGGTCTCCGGCGCCTCCCCGGGCCGGATCGTCCGCAAGGAGATCCTGCCGAACGTGGTGACGCCGATCCTGGTGCAGTTCACGTACAGCCTGCCCAGCACCATCCTCACCATCGCCTTCCTCTCCTTCGCCGGTGTCGGTTTCGTCGAACCGACTCCGGACTGGGGACGTCTGTTCGCCGCCGCTGCCCAATACACCCAGCAGGACCCGGCGTTCCTCTTCTTCCCCGGACTGGCGCTGGTGATCTTCGTCCTGGCCTTCAACCTCCTCGGAGACTCGGTCCGGGACGCGTTCGACCCCAAGTCCGGGCGCTGA
- the typA gene encoding translational GTPase TypA: MATRHDIRNVAIVAHVDHGKTTLVDAMLKQAGAFAAHAAESLDDRMMDSNDLEREKGITILAKNTAVKYHPKDGGDVITINIIDTPGHADFGGEVERGLSMVDAVVLLVDASEGPLPQTRFVLRKALQARLPVILCINKTDRPDSRIDEVVNEAYDLFLDLDADEEQIEFPIVYACARDGVASLTKPENGTVPADSDSLEPFFSTILSHVPAPSYDEEAPLQAHVTNLDADNFLGRIALLRVEQGELRKGQTVTWIKRDGTMSNVRITELLMTEALTRKPAEKAGPGDICAVAGIPDIMIGETLADPENPIALPLITVDEPAISMTIGTNTSPMVGRGATGKGADNKAAVKDRKVTARQVKDRLDRELIGNVSLRVLDTERPDAWEVQGRGELALAILVEQMRREGFELTIGKPQVVTKIVEGKVYEPVERMTIDVPEEHMGPVTQLMGVRKGRMDNMSNHGSGWVRMEFVVPSRGLIGFRTEFLTGTRGTGIAHSIHEGHEPWFGTLTTRNNGSLVADRAGAVTAFAMTNLQERGVLFTDPGTEVYEGMIVGENSRSDDMDVNITKEKKLTNMRSSSADSFEAIVPPRKLSLEQSLEFCRDDECVEVTPEAVRIRKVNLDARERARSASRAKHG; encoded by the coding sequence ATGGCCACGCGCCACGACATCCGCAACGTAGCCATCGTCGCCCACGTCGACCACGGCAAGACCACCTTGGTCGACGCCATGCTCAAGCAGGCCGGTGCCTTCGCCGCGCACGCCGCCGAGTCGCTCGACGACCGCATGATGGACTCGAACGACCTGGAACGTGAGAAGGGCATCACGATCCTGGCCAAGAACACGGCCGTCAAGTACCACCCCAAGGATGGCGGCGACGTCATCACGATCAACATCATCGACACCCCCGGCCACGCCGACTTCGGTGGCGAGGTCGAGCGCGGCCTGTCGATGGTGGACGCGGTCGTGCTGCTGGTCGACGCCTCCGAGGGGCCGCTGCCGCAGACCCGCTTCGTGCTGCGCAAGGCGCTGCAGGCCCGCCTGCCCGTCATCCTGTGCATCAACAAGACGGACCGCCCCGACTCGCGCATCGACGAGGTCGTGAACGAGGCGTACGACCTCTTCCTCGACCTCGACGCCGACGAGGAGCAGATCGAGTTCCCGATCGTCTACGCGTGTGCGCGTGACGGTGTCGCCTCGCTGACCAAGCCGGAGAACGGCACGGTCCCGGCCGACAGTGACAGCCTGGAGCCGTTCTTCTCCACGATCCTGTCGCACGTCCCGGCCCCGTCGTACGACGAGGAGGCTCCCCTCCAGGCGCACGTCACCAACCTGGACGCCGACAACTTCCTCGGCCGTATCGCGCTGCTGCGCGTCGAGCAGGGCGAGCTGCGCAAGGGCCAGACGGTCACGTGGATCAAGCGTGACGGCACCATGTCCAACGTTCGCATCACCGAGCTGCTGATGACCGAGGCGCTCACCCGCAAGCCCGCCGAGAAGGCCGGCCCCGGTGACATCTGCGCCGTCGCCGGTATCCCGGACATCATGATCGGCGAGACCCTCGCCGACCCCGAGAACCCGATCGCGCTGCCGCTCATCACGGTCGACGAGCCGGCGATCTCGATGACCATCGGCACCAACACCTCGCCGATGGTCGGCCGGGGCGCCACCGGCAAGGGCGCGGACAACAAGGCCGCCGTCAAGGACCGCAAGGTCACCGCCCGCCAGGTCAAGGACCGCCTCGACCGCGAGCTGATCGGTAACGTCTCGCTGCGCGTCCTGGACACCGAGCGCCCCGACGCCTGGGAGGTGCAGGGCCGTGGTGAGCTGGCGCTGGCCATCCTGGTGGAGCAGATGCGCCGTGAGGGCTTCGAGCTGACCATCGGCAAGCCGCAGGTCGTCACCAAGATCGTCGAGGGCAAGGTCTACGAGCCGGTCGAGCGCATGACGATCGACGTGCCCGAGGAGCACATGGGCCCGGTGACGCAGCTCATGGGCGTCCGCAAGGGCCGCATGGACAACATGTCCAACCACGGCTCCGGTTGGGTCCGCATGGAGTTCGTCGTTCCGTCCCGCGGCCTCATCGGCTTCCGTACGGAGTTCCTGACCGGTACCCGTGGCACGGGTATCGCCCACTCCATCCACGAGGGCCACGAGCCGTGGTTCGGCACGCTGACGACCCGTAACAACGGCTCGCTGGTGGCCGACCGCGCCGGTGCCGTCACCGCGTTCGCGATGACGAACCTCCAGGAGCGCGGTGTGCTGTTCACCGACCCCGGCACCGAGGTGTACGAGGGCATGATCGTCGGCGAGAACTCGCGTTCCGACGACATGGACGTGAACATCACCAAGGAGAAGAAGCTCACGAACATGCGGTCGTCCTCGGCCGACTCGTTCGAGGCGATCGTCCCGCCGCGCAAGCTCTCGCTCGAGCAGTCGCTGGAGTTCTGCCGTGACGACGAGTGTGTCGAGGTCACCCCGGAGGCGGTTCGCATCCGCAAGGTGAACCTGGACGCCCGTGAGCGCGCCCGCTCCGCGAGCCGCGCCAAGCACGGCTGA
- a CDS encoding ABC transporter family substrate-binding protein, which translates to MSHDGVGLRAVMRSVAFLTAGALAVPMLAACSSQDEAGKPLAGQDLAPAARDLVSDGGTLNWAVDAVPETLNTFQADADAATSRVAQAVLPSMYRLDASGRPRINPAYLESAKVVDTEPKQVVLYKLDQQAVWSDGREIGAADFAAQWRALSGKDSAYWTARNAGYDRIEKIERGANDLEVKVTFGRPYADWRSLFSPLYPKDVMGTPDSFNDGARRKLKVTAGPFAVKKVDRKEGRITLARNPRWWGRPAKLSEIVLRAVPRDKRTAALAAGTVDLAEIDSAEAQSITLAARAGGSGTSTPLQGPGEKKPKALTKSERQRKALRDFEVRKSLEPAYTQLALNGAGGPLADERVRRAVARALDRAELARIVLKPLGLPAEPVGSHLALAGQAAYADNSGALGGQDTAEAQALLADAGWVPGGPVTKQKKKAEKAAGAERRKPKDDSSDGEGGDSGDSDDEGTYIVGEDDKARGDADRGQAKEPGDQANKHRQTSELAGRKAEEGARHLAQDGKQYKPLTPDGAYAPKGTAVPAGAVAGPLAKDGKPLTLRFVLPSGSGSDSLRAVADRVGRMLDRVGIRTEITKVSDESYFKDHIAAGQYDLALYSWPASAFPATDARPVYAKPVPAADGSLNVEQNYTRVGTDQVDQLFDRAMSTLDEDESRSLIRKADSRIWAAAGSIPLYQRPQLTAARKTVVNAGAFGFQTPVYEDMGFLKKGAKPSTSPSPK; encoded by the coding sequence ATGTCCCACGACGGCGTCGGACTGCGCGCGGTCATGCGCTCGGTCGCCTTCCTCACCGCGGGTGCGCTCGCGGTGCCCATGCTGGCCGCCTGCAGTTCCCAGGACGAGGCGGGCAAGCCGCTCGCCGGACAGGACCTCGCGCCCGCCGCCCGTGACCTGGTCAGCGACGGCGGCACGCTGAACTGGGCGGTGGACGCCGTGCCGGAGACGTTGAACACCTTCCAGGCGGACGCCGACGCGGCCACCAGCCGGGTCGCGCAGGCCGTACTGCCCTCCATGTACCGGCTCGACGCCAGCGGCCGGCCCCGGATCAACCCCGCGTACCTGGAGTCGGCGAAGGTCGTCGACACCGAGCCGAAGCAGGTCGTCCTGTACAAGCTCGACCAGCAGGCGGTCTGGAGCGACGGCCGCGAGATCGGCGCCGCCGACTTCGCCGCCCAGTGGCGCGCCCTGTCCGGCAAGGACAGCGCCTACTGGACCGCCCGCAACGCCGGCTACGACCGCATCGAGAAGATCGAGCGCGGTGCCAACGACCTGGAGGTCAAGGTCACCTTCGGGCGGCCGTACGCCGACTGGCGCTCGCTGTTCTCGCCGCTGTACCCCAAGGACGTCATGGGCACCCCGGACTCCTTCAACGACGGGGCCAGACGCAAGCTGAAGGTCACCGCCGGGCCCTTCGCGGTGAAGAAGGTCGACCGCAAGGAGGGGCGGATCACCCTCGCCCGCAACCCGCGCTGGTGGGGCCGGCCCGCCAAGCTCTCCGAGATCGTGCTGCGCGCCGTACCGCGCGACAAGCGGACCGCCGCGCTGGCCGCCGGCACCGTCGACCTGGCCGAGATCGACTCCGCCGAGGCCCAGAGCATCACCCTCGCCGCCCGCGCCGGGGGCAGCGGCACGAGCACCCCGCTCCAGGGGCCCGGCGAGAAGAAGCCCAAGGCGCTCACCAAGTCCGAGCGTCAGCGCAAGGCACTGCGGGACTTCGAGGTCCGCAAGTCACTGGAGCCCGCCTACACCCAGCTCGCCCTCAACGGCGCGGGAGGCCCGCTCGCCGACGAGCGGGTCCGCCGGGCCGTAGCCCGCGCCCTGGACCGCGCGGAGCTGGCCCGGATCGTGCTGAAGCCGCTCGGGCTGCCCGCCGAGCCCGTCGGCAGCCACCTCGCGCTTGCCGGGCAGGCCGCGTACGCCGACAACAGCGGGGCACTGGGCGGCCAGGACACCGCGGAGGCACAGGCACTGCTCGCGGATGCCGGCTGGGTGCCCGGCGGCCCGGTGACGAAGCAGAAGAAGAAGGCGGAGAAGGCGGCCGGCGCCGAGCGCCGCAAGCCCAAGGACGACTCCTCCGACGGGGAGGGCGGAGACAGCGGCGACAGTGATGACGAGGGGACGTACATCGTCGGCGAGGACGACAAGGCGCGCGGTGACGCCGACCGGGGACAGGCGAAGGAACCGGGCGACCAGGCGAACAAGCACCGGCAGACGAGTGAGCTGGCCGGCCGGAAGGCCGAGGAAGGCGCGCGCCACCTCGCGCAGGACGGCAAGCAGTACAAGCCCCTGACTCCGGACGGCGCGTACGCCCCGAAGGGCACCGCCGTCCCGGCGGGCGCCGTGGCCGGGCCGCTCGCCAAGGACGGCAAGCCGCTGACGCTCCGCTTCGTGCTCCCCTCGGGCTCCGGTTCGGACTCCCTGCGCGCGGTCGCCGACCGCGTCGGCCGGATGCTGGATCGCGTCGGCATCCGCACGGAGATCACCAAGGTCTCCGACGAGAGCTACTTCAAGGACCACATCGCGGCCGGTCAGTACGACCTCGCGCTGTACTCCTGGCCGGCGTCCGCCTTCCCCGCCACCGACGCCCGCCCCGTCTACGCCAAGCCCGTCCCGGCCGCCGACGGCTCCCTGAACGTCGAGCAGAACTACACCCGCGTCGGCACGGACCAGGTCGACCAGCTGTTCGACAGGGCCATGAGTACGCTCGACGAGGACGAGAGCAGGAGTTTGATCCGCAAGGCGGACTCCCGCATCTGGGCAGCGGCGGGCTCCATCCCCCTCTACCAGCGCCCGCAGCTGACGGCAGCCCGGAAGACCGTGGTCAACGCGGGTGCCTTCGGTTTCCAGACACCGGTGTACGAGGACATGGGTTTCCTGAAGAAGGGCGCGAAGCCCTCGACGAGCCCGTCACCGAAGTAG